CCATGGGAAGGTAGTTGTTCTGCCTCGCCATGAAACGCGCTCCCATCATCTCCAGAGGTTCGATCACTCTTCTCATCGGCCTTCTGGAAAGAGAAGAATCCCCGTAAAGCACTGTGAACATCTCGTATGAAGCAAGAACTCCACTCATCAACCTCGTGGTTGTTCCGGAGTTTCCACAGAAGAGAGGTTCTATTGGCTCAGCGAAGGGCTTCGGAAAGACCTTCATCTTTTCCCAATCGCCTTCAAAACGTGTACCGAGTTTTTCGAGAATATCGTGGGTTCTCTCTGTGTCGAGACACCTCAAGAGGTTGTACAGGGTGCTTTCCGTTTCCGCCAAAGCGGACAGAATGAGAGCCCTGTGAGTTATGGATTTGTCCGGAGGAACGCTCAGCACTCCTTCAACCTTCTTCGCCGGAAGTACCTTCAAGATATCACTTCCCTTATCACTTTTTTCAGGTTTTCGAAATCCTCTTTCTCTGTGAGATGATATAAAACATTCAGAAAGTTTCTTGCGTTCTCCAGGTATTTGAGGATGTTTTCTTTATTATATCTGATCATATCCAGCGCCATCTCCATGTTCTGTTTCGAAAGTCTCGTGTTGGAAAGATAACCAGGTCCCGCGTATTCTTCAAAGGGTTTCCCTACGTACCGTGCGCTCAGTGAGATCAAGTACTGAACGTGGCTCACCGCAGCGACGATCTCGTCGTGGATCCTGTAGTCTATCCACAAAGGTCTGGCACCAAGATCTTTCACGATGTTTTCAATCATCCCATCCTCTTTTCCGTCGAGAGAGCAGAGAAAGAAGATCTTTCCGTCGAACATTTCTCGATCCCAACCTGATTTTCCCTTTCGTTCGTTTCCGGCCATGGGATGTCCTCCTGTGAAGTTCAATCCCCTCTCTCTGGCTATTTCCATGAAAGGTGTCTTCACGCTCGCCACATCGAGAATCTTCCCTGAAAAGTCCGTTTCTTTCAGGAATCTCTCCTCGACGCTCATGGGAAGCGCAAGAACGAGAAGGTCTGTATCGTAGAGATCGCTTTCCTTTGAAACAGTTTCTATTCCGTTTTCTTCCAATGCTTTCATCGTTTCTTCATCTCTGTCGAAGGCTGTGACATGATGCTTTTCTTTCAATTTAAGTGCGATCGATCCACCGATGCATCCCGCTCCGAGCACAGAAATTTTCAATTCACCTTCACCCCCAGGGCATCAGCGAGTTTCTTCATTTCCTGAACCAGTTCCTTGAAGAGCTCGAAGTCAAGACTCTGTTTTCCATCCGAAAGTGCCTTCTCCGGCTCCGGATGAACCTCCACAATGATTCCATGAGCTCCAACCGCTATAGCGGCCCGGGAGAGTGGAATAACGAGGTCTCTTCTTCCCCCAGAGTGGCTCGGATCCACCAGAATGGGAAGATGGGATTCCTTTCTGATTATAGGAACAGCGGATATATCGAGTGTGTTCCTCGTGGCCTTTTCGAACGTTCTGATTCCCCTTTCACACAGTATGATCTTCGTGTTTCCAGAGTTTGCGATGTATTCAGCGGAGAGAAGGAACTCTTCGATGGTGTTCATGAAACCCCTTTTCAGAAGAACGGGTTTGTTGTAGCTTCCCGCTTTAGAGAGCAATCTGAAGTTCTGAGCGTTTCTCGCTCCTATCTGAATGATATCAGCGTACTCGGCCACTTTTGGAAGATCGTCTTCTCCGAGAGCCTCCGTCACCACGTACATACCGTACTTGTCGGCAGCTTCTCTCAGGTACTCCAACCCTTTCTCTCCGAGTCCTTGGAAAGAGTAAGGAGATGTTCGAGGCTTGTAAGCCCCTCCCCTCAAAACCTTGACACCGAGTTCGCTCAAAAAGTGCGCGGTTTCCATGAGCATTTCCCTGCCCTCAACTGAGCACGGTCCCGCTATGATGGTGAAGTAGCCGTTTCCTATCTTCACATCTCCGAGGTCGATCACCGTGTCCTCCGGATGGAACTCACGAGAGACGAGTTTGTAAGGCTTGAGCACCCTCACAACGCTTTCCACACAGTCCAAAGATTCGAACTTGTCCGCCACCACGTACCTATCGTCCCCGATGATCCCAATAACCGTTCTTTCCTGACCTTTGGAAATGTGACACTTCAAGTTGTAACTCTCAGCCAACTTCACCACCTTCCTTATATCTTCTTCTGTGGAACCGGGTTTCAAAACGACTATCATAGATCTACCACCTCCTACGGGATTTTGGTAATAAAAAAAGGGCTCCGCTGCCCGGAGCCCTTCAGTGTTTTCTATCGCTCCGGGCAGATACCGAAAGAGGCACCTGCCCGGAGCGGTCGCACTCACGGACAGGTGCCCCTGTTAAACCAAAAGTAATAATAATTGTGTTCAATCGATTTGAGACATATTATTCTTCCACATCGCATAACCTTTCACCCCTGTTTGGTTACTATTCTAACAAACAACGCTGGAAAAATCAAGTGGGAAGCTCTTTTCCCCTCAAAGCTACCAGAAGCAGCACAGCGACCAGAAAAGAAAGCGCTCCGACAATATAGTAAAGAAAATGGACCGGCACTCTATCAACGAGGTATCCGTAGAGAACCGATCCGAGCGGAGTGACTCCGTTTGCTACGAGAATGAGGAAAGAAAAGGCCCTCGCTCTGATGTGAGAAGGTGTCATCTTTTGAAACGCCGTGTCCAGAGGAACGTTGATGATGGGATTCAAAAAACCCATTATCAGGAACGTGATGAAAAACAGCGAGAAAAGAACCAGTCTGTTCAAGGAAAAATCAGGCATGACGAGAAAGCCAAGGAAGACGATGGGAAGTTCAAAAAGAAAGATAGAAATCTTCATGGCCTTCCACATGTTCTTCTTTGACAGGTACGATGCGATCAGAAAGTTCCCAAGAAGCGCCCCTAAGGTGAAGGAAGTCTCCAGGAAACCAAATTCCTGAGCCGAAAATTTCATCACTTCCCTGATCGTGTAAGGATACACCACCATGAACAGCGGAGAGATGAGCAGATTCAGAAAAAGTGCGAAGATCAGAATGGTTCGTATGAGCTCGTGGTTCCAGATGAAGAGAAATCCTTCTTTGAGATCTTCAAGGATCTGAGAGAATTTTGCTGGCTTTTTCTCCACCTTTCGGCTGTAAACGATGAAGATCTCACTGATAGCAGAGAGGACAAAAGACACCCCATTCACAAGAAAAACGATCGCTATACCGTAGAATCCGTAGATCACTCCTCCCAGTGCGGGGCCCAGGATCTGTGGAAAGATCCTCACCATACCCATGATGGAGTTGGCTCTCATGAGAAAATCCTGAGGAACGATATCGGGAAACATCGCACCTGTCGGTATGTCGAAGAGATTGTCCATGACAGCCATCGCTATCTGAGAAACGTAGAGAACGGGAAGGGTGACGGAGTTTCTGAACGCAAGAAGGGCCAGAAAACAGATGAGAAATCCCCTCAGAAAATCCATCGAGACCATGAGAAACTTTCTATCTCCCCTGTCTCCCACGATCCCGGCTATGGGTGTGAAAAGGATCCTCGGAACCATGTAGGCTACGGTCATCAGGGCAACAGCAGATCCAGAGTGTGTCAGATCCAGTACAAAAAGAGGAATCGCAACCGCCTGAATGGAACTTCCAAGAATCGATACGAACCTTCCGAGGGCAAGAAGGAAGAAGTTCCTCTTCCAGTGTAAGAGCTCATTCACAGTACTCCCTCCTCATCGATCCTGAAGACTTCCAGGTACCATTGCACTGGATGTTTCTGTGACACCCAGTTCCCAAACCGCCGGTGAAGATGGAGCTGTCTCTACAGTAGAAAAAAACAGCACATACAGCCATATCAAAGAAAACAACATCACCACAAGAATCGTCGAAACCATCAGATACACCTTCATGGAAGATCATTCTTTTCCTTCGACCTTCTTCTTGGAAGAAACAGAGATGTTACTGATGAAAGGAGAGACCATTTTCAAAATACCGCTGACGAAGAAGTTCGATATCCTCGCGATATCACCTTCCACCACCGGTGTTTTCCCTGATTCTTTGACGCCGATGAGAGCGAGATCTCCCTTCACCGTTCCTCCATCGAATTCGATCTTTCCGCCGATGACGGCAAGATCACCTTCCACCTCTCCGGAAAAGAACGTTTCACAGTTGATGAGCGCAAGATCTCCTTTGATTTTTCCCCTTATGATCGCTTTCTTTTTAGAAAGGACGAGATCTTCTTCCACTATCTCGTTTTCGCCGAGGATGTAGTCGCCCTCCCGTTCAGAAAAATCACCTTTTGGCCCGATTTCTTCTCTTTCCTTTTCCTGTACCGCCTTTATCAGCATCTCCCCTTCTTCTGGACTGATTTCTCCCCTTGCCACAGCTTCCAGGATCTTTCTGATCTCCTCAGACATCGCTCTCTCCTCCTTTTTTCCTCTTCTTCAGAATTTCCAAAGCTTCCTCAACGCTGATCTTCCCTTCTTTCACCTGCTTGAAGAGATCCTCTTCTGCAGCTTCTTCCTCCACTTCTCCAAGGGGTTGGAGATTCATCTTCTCCAGGATTCTCTCCAGCTTCCCCCTCAAGGCGAAATAGCCCTGTCCTGTGTAACGCTCTATCTCCTTCAAATTCCCACGCGCCTTGAAGAATAGAATCACGAACTCGAGTTCATCTTTGTCGAGAAAATCGAACGGGCTCGCTTTGAAATGTCCCCGCACAGTGACATCGTCTCTTTTGCAGTGAAGCTCTGTAACTATCATTTCTTTTCCGCAGACCGGACACTTGGGCAACATATTTTGTCACCTCCTGCAAAATATTTTAGACTATCACCAAATATTTTGTCAAGTCCCCAAAAATTTTTCTGTGAGGATTCTTATTGCTCCCTTCTTCACCGTGAAATGAGTCTTTCTTTACATATAATTAGCGTTACCTTATTTGACTCTTAATCTCCCGATGATACACTTACACATGAAAAATGAGAGTAATTCTCAAAAAGGAGGTGAGGAAAATGTTTGTGTTGATACCGGTAGATGTGTTGATAGCCATTCACAGCGAGAAGATAGGACAGAAAAGGAACAGATAATTATTAATTCTTATTTTGTGCTTAATATTCCGATGCTACATTTACAGGCGAAGGATGATGATATCTGAAAGGAGGTGAAGAAGATGTTAGAACTGATACCGCTGGATGTGGTCATAGAGATTTTTGGTGGAAAAACACAGGAAAACAGAAAGAAGAATAACAAAAAGTAAGTGCCGTACCCCTGCGTCCCCATTTTTTAACCAGGCCTCGAAACGAGGCTTTTTTTGTTTTAAAATACATAGGGTGATACTGTGTTTCTTCCCACAACACGTGAGGAAATGAGAA
Above is a genomic segment from Thermotoga sp. Mc24 containing:
- a CDS encoding DUF2089 domain-containing protein, whose translation is MLPKCPVCGKEMIVTELHCKRDDVTVRGHFKASPFDFLDKDELEFVILFFKARGNLKEIERYTGQGYFALRGKLERILEKMNLQPLGEVEEEAAEEDLFKQVKEGKISVEEALEILKKRKKGGESDV
- a CDS encoding MFS transporter, yielding MNELLHWKRNFFLLALGRFVSILGSSIQAVAIPLFVLDLTHSGSAVALMTVAYMVPRILFTPIAGIVGDRGDRKFLMVSMDFLRGFLICFLALLAFRNSVTLPVLYVSQIAMAVMDNLFDIPTGAMFPDIVPQDFLMRANSIMGMVRIFPQILGPALGGVIYGFYGIAIVFLVNGVSFVLSAISEIFIVYSRKVEKKPAKFSQILEDLKEGFLFIWNHELIRTILIFALFLNLLISPLFMVVYPYTIREVMKFSAQEFGFLETSFTLGALLGNFLIASYLSKKNMWKAMKISIFLFELPIVFLGFLVMPDFSLNRLVLFSLFFITFLIMGFLNPIINVPLDTAFQKMTPSHIRARAFSFLILVANGVTPLGSVLYGYLVDRVPVHFLYYIVGALSFLVAVLLLVALRGKELPT
- a CDS encoding prephenate dehydrogenase, with translation MKISVLGAGCIGGSIALKLKEKHHVTAFDRDEETMKALEENGIETVSKESDLYDTDLLVLALPMSVEERFLKETDFSGKILDVASVKTPFMEIARERGLNFTGGHPMAGNERKGKSGWDREMFDGKIFFLCSLDGKEDGMIENIVKDLGARPLWIDYRIHDEIVAAVSHVQYLISLSARYVGKPFEEYAGPGYLSNTRLSKQNMEMALDMIRYNKENILKYLENARNFLNVLYHLTEKEDFENLKKVIREVIS
- the aroF gene encoding 3-deoxy-7-phosphoheptulonate synthase yields the protein MIVVLKPGSTEEDIRKVVKLAESYNLKCHISKGQERTVIGIIGDDRYVVADKFESLDCVESVVRVLKPYKLVSREFHPEDTVIDLGDVKIGNGYFTIIAGPCSVEGREMLMETAHFLSELGVKVLRGGAYKPRTSPYSFQGLGEKGLEYLREAADKYGMYVVTEALGEDDLPKVAEYADIIQIGARNAQNFRLLSKAGSYNKPVLLKRGFMNTIEEFLLSAEYIANSGNTKIILCERGIRTFEKATRNTLDISAVPIIRKESHLPILVDPSHSGGRRDLVIPLSRAAIAVGAHGIIVEVHPEPEKALSDGKQSLDFELFKELVQEMKKLADALGVKVN
- a CDS encoding SHOCT-like domain-containing protein, which translates into the protein MSEEIRKILEAVARGEISPEEGEMLIKAVQEKEREEIGPKGDFSEREGDYILGENEIVEEDLVLSKKKAIIRGKIKGDLALINCETFFSGEVEGDLAVIGGKIEFDGGTVKGDLALIGVKESGKTPVVEGDIARISNFFVSGILKMVSPFISNISVSSKKKVEGKE